Proteins encoded in a region of the Haloglomus salinum genome:
- a CDS encoding transcription initiation factor IIB encodes MSRPTRQRERSRADEGEAEEQTEEQTEGTRTCPECSSESVVKSADRGELICEDCGLVIEEDQIDPGPEWRAFNHSERQQKSRVGAPTTQTMHDKGLTTQIDWKNKDAYGRSISSEKRSQMNRLRKWQERIRTKDAGERNLQFALSEVDRMASALGVPRSVREVASVTYRRCLDEDLIRGRSIEGVATAVLYAACRQEGIPRSLEEISDVSRVERKEIGRTYRYVSQELGLEMEPVDPKQYVPRFCSELELSEEVKSKAEEIITETAEQGLLSGKSPTGYAAAAIYAASLLCNEKKTQREVADVAQVTEVTIRNRYQEQIEAMGLAA; translated from the coding sequence ATGTCACGGCCCACACGGCAGCGCGAGCGCAGCCGCGCCGACGAGGGGGAGGCGGAGGAGCAGACCGAGGAGCAGACCGAGGGTACGCGGACCTGTCCGGAGTGTTCGTCCGAGAGCGTCGTCAAGAGCGCCGACCGGGGGGAACTCATCTGTGAGGACTGCGGGCTGGTCATCGAGGAGGACCAGATCGACCCCGGCCCGGAGTGGCGCGCGTTCAACCACTCCGAGCGCCAGCAGAAATCCCGCGTCGGAGCCCCGACGACCCAGACGATGCACGACAAGGGGCTGACGACCCAGATCGACTGGAAGAACAAGGACGCCTATGGGCGCTCCATCTCCTCGGAGAAGCGCTCCCAGATGAACCGGCTGCGCAAGTGGCAGGAGCGCATCCGCACCAAGGACGCCGGCGAGCGCAACCTCCAGTTCGCGCTGAGCGAGGTCGACCGGATGGCTTCGGCGCTGGGCGTCCCGCGCTCGGTCCGCGAGGTCGCCTCGGTCACCTATCGGCGCTGTCTCGACGAGGACCTCATCCGCGGGCGCTCCATCGAGGGCGTCGCCACGGCCGTCCTGTACGCCGCCTGCCGGCAGGAGGGTATCCCCCGCTCGCTCGAGGAGATAAGCGATGTCTCCCGCGTCGAGCGAAAGGAGATCGGCCGGACCTACCGCTACGTCTCGCAGGAACTCGGTCTCGAGATGGAGCCGGTCGACCCCAAACAGTACGTCCCGCGCTTCTGTTCGGAGCTCGAGCTCTCCGAGGAGGTCAAGAGCAAGGCCGAGGAGATAATCACCGAGACCGCCGAGCAGGGCCTACTGTCGGGGAAATCCCCGACGGGCTACGCTGCCGCGGCCATCTACGCCGCCTCGCTGCTCTGCAACGAGAAGAAGACCCAGCGCGAGGTGGCGGACGTGGCGCAGGTGACCGAGGTAACCATCCGCAATCGGTACCAGGAGCAGATAGAAGCGATGGGCCTCGCCGCCTGA
- the rnhA gene encoding ribonuclease HI: MPVVECDPAEARERLEAAGVAVASGNTDHELWRAEHGGATAVAYEGKVVVQGGSPERLVGLLRGGGGRAHVYFDGACRGNPGPAAAGYAIVTGNGIAAEGGETIGRATNNQAEYHALITALEVAADFGFDEVHVRGDSELIVKQVKGAWDTNDPELRELRVRARELLDRFDEWTLEHVPREINERADKLANEALDDA; the protein is encoded by the coding sequence ATGCCCGTTGTCGAGTGCGACCCGGCGGAGGCCCGCGAACGTCTCGAAGCTGCCGGTGTCGCCGTCGCGTCCGGGAACACCGACCACGAACTGTGGCGGGCCGAACACGGTGGCGCGACCGCCGTCGCCTACGAGGGGAAGGTCGTCGTGCAGGGTGGCTCGCCGGAGCGACTGGTCGGCCTCCTGCGGGGGGGTGGTGGCCGCGCCCACGTCTACTTCGACGGCGCCTGTCGCGGGAACCCCGGCCCCGCGGCCGCGGGCTACGCCATCGTGACCGGCAACGGCATCGCGGCCGAGGGCGGCGAGACCATCGGCCGGGCGACGAACAACCAGGCCGAGTACCACGCACTCATCACGGCACTGGAGGTCGCGGCCGATTTCGGCTTCGACGAGGTCCACGTCCGCGGAGATTCGGAACTCATCGTGAAGCAGGTGAAGGGCGCGTGGGACACGAACGACCCCGAACTGCGCGAGCTTCGGGTGCGAGCCCGGGAACTGCTCGACCGGTTCGACGAGTGGACCCTGGAACACGTTCCGCGGGAGATAAACGAGCGTGCCGACAAGTTGGCGAACGAAGCACTCGATGACGCCTGA
- a CDS encoding DUF7108 family protein gives MTPEDIHPGETEHEEDADEGTDADTADTADRAPETLPREVADEAERLTRLARDAIDENEAAAYRERRADLLADHEYTSRIRGENTEETLVLHPSEWVVDGSVHPDRIEDIDRGIEVPLEGAGDTEDWDAVDEHNAAVAQQVADEHGEVHGANARAFATFMSNHYARPVEEATERMREEFLSEYFPRNAWPSADQQAVVEASLELVTEAAVE, from the coding sequence ATGACGCCTGAGGACATCCACCCCGGCGAGACGGAGCACGAGGAGGACGCCGACGAGGGCACCGATGCCGACACGGCCGACACGGCCGACAGGGCGCCGGAGACCCTGCCGCGCGAGGTCGCCGACGAGGCCGAGCGTTTGACCCGGCTCGCCCGCGACGCCATCGACGAGAACGAGGCGGCCGCGTACCGCGAGCGCCGTGCCGACCTCCTGGCCGACCACGAGTACACGTCGCGTATCCGCGGCGAGAACACCGAGGAGACGCTCGTCCTGCACCCGTCGGAGTGGGTCGTGGACGGGAGTGTCCACCCCGACCGTATCGAGGATATCGACCGGGGTATCGAGGTTCCGCTGGAGGGCGCGGGGGACACCGAGGACTGGGACGCCGTCGACGAGCACAACGCGGCGGTGGCCCAGCAGGTGGCCGACGAGCACGGCGAGGTCCACGGCGCGAACGCGCGGGCGTTCGCGACCTTCATGAGCAACCACTACGCGCGCCCGGTCGAGGAGGCGACCGAGCGGATGCGCGAGGAGTTCCTGTCCGAGTACTTTCCCCGGAACGCGTGGCCCTCGGCGGACCAGCAGGCGGTCGTCGAGGCATCGCTGGAACTGGTCACCGAGGCGGCCGTGGAGTGA